The following coding sequences are from one uncultured Cohaesibacter sp. window:
- a CDS encoding GNAT family N-acetyltransferase gives MWFPSLKSERLVLRPLQLKDVAAIEGHLSNLDVSSYLGRIPHPYKKGNAIDWIEAQTRGTVGINMAITQNDNLIGTVGLKPSTEKDIGIFAPTIGYWLGAPFWGKGIMKEAVRCLLEWYMPNEPTERICASVMKKNARSLNVLTKLGFAEIGDGTIYSKILDQDVPAIFLELTAQRYYETIR, from the coding sequence ATGTGGTTTCCAAGTTTGAAAAGCGAACGGCTCGTTTTGCGGCCTTTGCAGCTAAAGGATGTTGCAGCCATTGAGGGCCATCTGTCCAACCTTGATGTAAGCTCTTATCTGGGGCGTATCCCTCACCCCTATAAGAAGGGCAACGCCATCGATTGGATCGAAGCACAGACCCGCGGGACTGTGGGAATTAACATGGCCATTACCCAGAATGATAACCTGATCGGCACCGTTGGGCTCAAACCGTCGACCGAAAAGGACATTGGCATCTTTGCACCAACGATTGGCTATTGGCTTGGAGCCCCTTTTTGGGGTAAAGGCATAATGAAAGAAGCTGTACGGTGCCTGTTGGAGTGGTATATGCCCAATGAACCAACCGAACGCATCTGTGCGAGCGTGATGAAAAAGAACGCGCGATCACTCAATGTTTTGACCAAGCTGGGCTTTGCCGAAATTGGCGACGGTACAATTTATAGCAAGATACTGGACCAGGACGTGCCAGCTATCTTTCTGGAGCTAACTGCGCAGCGCTACTATGAGACCATACGATGA
- a CDS encoding GNAT family N-acetyltransferase, which yields MLEIDESLRETEPDCREGSEIKPFLLRHPNRRDLDTLVSLASAPALIKNLCSTWLPSSAETANSWFLNMTEKSDPTHFPFIITDMKGGFVGAVCLMLEEDRKQAEVSVMIKQEHWQYGYATRAIQAVADFAFSNPNTNQPNLEAIVARCRVTCSRSRRIVEKCGFQYSGTGMAHSQHYKGMIPIDRYRLDRGVWFALRNWSGIAQRDIFQRPPTDGSEHFGLKGAA from the coding sequence ATGTTGGAAATAGACGAAAGCTTACGCGAGACCGAGCCTGACTGTAGAGAGGGTTCGGAAATCAAACCATTTCTGCTGCGCCATCCAAATCGCCGCGATCTGGATACGCTCGTGTCCCTGGCCAGCGCCCCAGCACTGATCAAGAACCTTTGCAGCACCTGGCTGCCCAGTTCCGCAGAAACTGCCAATTCCTGGTTTCTCAACATGACAGAGAAATCAGATCCAACACATTTCCCTTTCATCATTACCGATATGAAGGGCGGTTTTGTTGGCGCGGTCTGTCTCATGCTTGAAGAAGACCGAAAACAGGCAGAAGTGAGCGTAATGATCAAGCAGGAACACTGGCAGTATGGCTATGCCACCCGAGCAATTCAGGCTGTGGCAGATTTTGCTTTTTCGAACCCGAACACAAATCAACCAAATCTGGAAGCTATTGTCGCGCGATGCAGGGTTACCTGTAGCAGATCCCGACGCATTGTCGAGAAATGCGGTTTTCAATATAGCGGCACCGGTATGGCTCATTCCCAGCATTACAAGGGCATGATCCCGATTGATCGCTATCGCCTTGATCGCGGTGTCTGGTTTGCCTTGCGCAACTGGTCCGGCATCGCACAGCGGGATATTTTCCAAAGGCCACCAACGGATGGATCCGAACACTTTGGCCTGAAAGGAGCGGCATAA